TCGATTTCCGCCGACCGGGCCTGTGCGAGACCAGGCCGACCGGGACGGTCGGCCTACGCGAGGTCGAGCCGGTCTGCTGGAAGACCGGCGCTACTCCTCTTCCTCTTCGTCCTCATAGAACATGGCATCGACGTATTCATCGGCGCTGAACAGCCGCAGGGCGTCCACACTTTCGCCCGTGCCCATGAGCTTGATGGGGATGCCGAACTCTCGCACCAGACTGAGGATGATACCGCCTTTGGCGGTGCCGTCGAGTTTCGTCACCACAAGCCCGGTGACGCCGACCGCGTCGTGGAACTGCTTCACCTGGCTGATGGCATTCTGCCCGGTGGAGCCGTCGATCACCAGCAGCTTCTCGTCGGGCGGGCGCCCCAGTTCGCGCTCCACGGTTCGGCAGATCTTCGCCAGCTCTTCCATGAGGTTGCACTTCGTGTGCAGGCGGCCCGCGGTGTCGATGATGACCAGGTTCGCGCCCCGGCTGATGGCCGCGCGCATGGCGTCGTAGACCACCGCGCTTGGGTCTGCGCCGTGCTGCTGCCGGACGATATCGCAGTTCGTGCGGCGCGCCCAGATTTCAAGCTGCTCGATGGCGGCGGCGCGGAAGGTATCGGCGGCAACCAGCATCACGTCATTGCCCGCCGACCGGTACCAGTGAGCGATCTTCGCGATAGTAGTGGTCTTCCCGACACCGTTGACGCCCAGCACCAGGAAAGTGGTGGGCGCTGACGGCCCGGTGTTCATAGGCGCCTCCGCGGGCTTGAGCAGGTTCTTGACTTCGCCGCGCAGGAGGTCGTACAGGCCGGACGGGTCAGTGATATGCTGCTTCTCCGCGCGCTGGCGCAGGCGCTCCACGATTTCCAGAGCGAGATTCACATTGACGTCCGCCTGGATCAGCGCCTCCTCCAGGTCTTCCATGAGTTCATCGTCGATAACACTGCGTCCGCGCAGTGTCGCCCCGACGCGTTTGAACAATCCTTTGAGCACGTAGCTTCTTCCTTTCGCGGTACAGTACGAGACAGAACCAGGACGCCTGGTCGCAGGTCCGCCGGTTACGTCTGTGTAGGCAGGACGCGGGTGCCGGCCCTGGGTGCGCGCGTTGCGGCCACGCGCTGCTCGGCATCGGCCAGGAAGTCCTCCCACTCCCGCAGTTCCAGTTTGATGATCCGCGACACGCCGGCGTCTTCCATGGTCACGCCGAATAGGACATCCGCGGCCTGGATCGTGTGCGGGTTGTGGGTGACGATGATGAACTGGGATTCCTTGGCGAAATCTTTCAGCAGGTCCACAAAGCGGCCGACATTGGCCTCGTCAAGGGCTGCGTCGATCTCATCCATCAGACAGAAGGGGCTGGGCTTCACCCGCAGCATCGCGAAGATCAGGGCCATCGCGGTGAGTGAACGCTCACCACCAGACAGCAGGAGCAGATTCTGCTGGCGCTTGCCGGGGATCTGGACGATGACGTCCAACCCGGACTCCAGCGGCTTTTCGTCGTCGGTGAGGCGAAGCTCGGTCTGCCCGCCGCCGAAGAGCCGGGTGAACATTGCCCGGAACTCCTCCTGCATGCGCTCGAAGCAGCGCATGAACTCCTCGGTAGCGACCTGGTCGATCTCCTGGATGACCTGCAGCAGATCGGCCCGCGCGGCTTCGAGGTCTGCCACCTGGTTCTCCAGGAACTCCTCGCGGGCCCGCAAGCGCTCGCACTCGTCGATAGCGCTGAGGTTCACGGGCCCGAGCTTGTGGATCGCCTCGCGCAACCGCAAGGCCTCGCTGCGAATCTCGCGCTCATTGACTTCTTCGCTGCGTTCCGCGAAAGCCTCCTCGGGGGTCATGCCGTAGGCGTCATCCAGGCGCTGGACAATGACCTCGATCTGGGCTTCCTCGCGGGTGATGGCGATCTCGGTGCGATGGGTGCGGTCAGCCTGCTCTTCGGCCACCGCCGCCAGCTTCTTTCGGGCGGATTCAAGCGACGCCGACTTTTCGCGCAGCTCGGACAATGCCCGGGCGCCTTCGTTCACCTGTCCGCGGGCCGTCCCGGCCACCTGTTCCAGGCGGTTGATCTCATCACCGGGCGCCTCGAACTCCGCTCGCAGCCGGTCCTCCACTTCGCGGGCCTGGGCAAGCTCCTCGCGGGTCGACTCAGAGTCACTGGCGGCCCGCTGGAGTTCGTTGGAATAGCGCTCCTTGAGATGTTGGAGGGAGCGCAACTTCTCGGCAAGCTCCGCGGCGGTCACCTGGGCGTTGACATGGCGAGCGCGGCAGGCGTCGACTTCGGCCTGGGAGACGCCTTCCGCCCGGGCGCGCTCGATCTGGTGGCCGAGGTCCTCGCCCTCCAGCCGCAGTTGTTCGCCCTGGGCCTCCGCCTCTTCGCGGCGGGTAACGGCACTCTGCAGGCGCTGGGTGAGGGTCTTGGCTTCCTCGGACAGCTCAAGCCCCGCGCTCCGGGCGGCTTTCTGCTGATCGGCGAGATGGGTAATATCCGTCTCTGCCGCGGCCTTGCGCGACTGGAGTGAGGACAGTTCCGCTTCGACACTGTGGATTTCCTCACTCAGTCGGCTGCTCCACTGGTCGAGGTTTTCCTCCCGCCGCCACATTTCAGCGAGATACTCGCGCATGACCTCGAGTTCCGCCGAGAGCGCCTCGAGCTCCCGGCGGCGCATGAAGGCCTGAGCACCCGCTCCCTCCTCGCCGCCCACGGTGATTGAGCCGTCCGGGTGGATGACTTCGCCGGTGAGGGTGACGATGCGCAGGCGGGTGCGCGCCCGCTGTGCAGCGGACAGGGCAGTGTCCAGGTCCCGGACGATCACGACGCTGCCCAGGAGCTTCTCGAACAGCTTCTGATACTCGCGCCGTATGCGCACATTCCGCAGAGCCGGGCCCACGATGCCGGGCCCGGAGATCTGGTCGGCCCCGGTGGGTGTGGTTGCGGCCGCGAGACTGGACAGGGGCAGAACGGTGACGCGACCGATTCCATTATCGCACACGAACCGCGCGGCGTTTGCGGCCTGTTCGTCGGTCTCCACAACCACCCACTGCAGCGCTTCGCCCAGGGCCATCTCGATGGCGCGCTCAAGTCGCACGGGGACGTCCAACAGGTCGGCGACGATGCCGTGAACGCCCTGGAGCTTTCCTTCCTCGGCGGCCTTGAGGACGCTCTTCACGCCGTCGCTGAATCCCTCGCGGGAACGCTCAAGCTGGGTGAGCAGTTCCTGCTGGGCTTCGGCGGTGGTGACGGCGCCCGAGAAGACGTTGCACTTCTGGCGGTGTTCCTGCAGCGTGCGGTTGGACCGGGCAAGATTCTCGCGCAGCTCTTGAAGCTGCTCGGTGCGCTGCTGTAAGGAAAGCTCGAGTTCTTCGCGGCGGGCCCGGGTTGCGTTGAGGGCCTCGGTGAGTTCCAGCTCGCGCTGGGCGAAGCTCTCCGCCTGCCGCGACAGTCGCTGCACGCGCTGGGTGAGATCACCCTCGACCCCCCGCAGTGTGAGCGCTTCGTTCTCCAGCGCGGCGGCGCGCTTGAGCACCTCTGCCTGTTTCTGCTCCAGTTCTCGGATCGCCCCGGTCTTGGCCCGGAACTCCTCGGACTTGGCCTTCAGCTCTTCCTCCCACTGCGCGCGCTCCTGTTCGGCACGGGAGCGCAGGGTCGCGGTCTCTTCCAGCTCCGCGGAGACGGTTTCGAGTTGCCCCGACAGTTCTTTCGAGCGCCGCTCATGGCCCTCGAGGATCACCTGCAAGTCTGTCTGCCTCGCTGCAGCGGCGCGCAGGCGCTCCTCGAGCACCATCCTCGCCTGCCGGGCCTGGTCGAGTTCGCGCTCGGCGCGGTTGGCTTGGTCCCGCAGACGGTCCACCTCATCGCCAAGCCGGGCCAGCTCAAACTGCACCCGCTCGTGTTCACTGTCCAGTTGGGACATGCGGTTGCGCGTGGCCTGGTGGTCGGCACGGGTGACTTCGAGATCATTGGTGAGCTTGCCGATGCGCTGGCGACGGCGCTGGTAGTCGCCTGCGAGGAGGTGCAGATCAAGATCGCGCAGGCGGTCGGCCATTTCTTTATACTGCCGGGCGCGTTCGGCTTCGGTCTCCAGCGGCCGGCGCTGGGACTTGAGTTCCGCGAGGATATCGGCGACCCGGGTCATGTTCGCCTGAGTTGCTTCGAGCTTCCGCGTGGCTTCGTCCCGGCGCACCCGATACTTGCGGATCCCCGCGACCTCTTCCAGCAGTTCGCGGCGGTCTTCGGAGCGGATGCTGAGGATCGCGTCAATCTCGCCCTGCCCGATCACGGAATATGCATCTGGGCCCACACCGGTATCCAGCAGCAGTTCCCGGACGTCCTTGAGGCGAGCGGCGGAACGGTTCAGGAGATACTCGCTCTCGCCTGAGCGGAACAGGCGGCGGGAGACGATGATTTCGGAGTAGTCGACAGGCAGCCGGCCATCACTGTTATCGATGGTGACCGACACCTCAGACATGCCGATAGGCCTGCGGCGTTCGGAACCGGCGAAGATGACGTCCTGCGACGCCTGGGTGCGCAGGGCCCGATTGCTCTGCTCTCCCAGGGCCCAGAGAATCCCGTCGGAGATATTGCTCTTGCCCACGCCGTTCGGCCCGACAATGGCCGTGATTCCGGGCCCGAACTCAAGCTCGGTCCGGTCGGCGAAGGTCTTGAAGCCACGCATTTCAACTTTCCGCAGGTACAAGGCGCAACTCCATGTCATCCAGCGCGTGCCGGCCAGTTCTGCTCGGTCGCGCCCATTGGGGATCGTCGGTCAACGCCTGGCTGGCGCAGAGTCCGGGAACGGGTCTGAACTCGGCGATACGTGGGGTCGAAGGCCGTTTTCCGGCGCGCGAATTATACCTTTGCGGCGAGAAGCAAGTCAAACACGGGCGGGCATGGGGCAGGCGCCTGCGTCGCCCCGGCGATGGGTCCCACACTATGCACTGCAAGGAGTGCGTCGTGGACAGAGCACTGCTTCGGCTTCGCCGAAATCAGTGGCACGTCGTGCGTGGCGAGATGATGGACGATCTGGCGTCGGCCGACCGTCCCGGTGGGCGGCTGGGCAATTTCATCCGCGTGGGCCGGCGTCTCGCCCGCCGGCTCTCATGCGGACCCTTCTGACGGCGTCACAGCAGCACACCAGGCGGGGCCCGGTGGGCACCCAATCCAGCCGCCCTGCTACTCTCCGTCCAGCCCCAGGGCTTTGACCTGGTCGGAGATGTGGAAAACCGCCGGCGGGCAGCCCTGGACGTAGATTCCCCGGTCCATCAGCCACGCATTGCAGTTGCCGATAATGAGGGTCATCTGGCTCTCATCGAAGCCCGCGTCCGACACCGGCCCCGCGACCACGTTGATCGGCCCGTACTTGTCCATGAACTTGCGGCCTGCCGGGCTGCGCAGGTACGAGACGGCGTCGCGGATGCAGTAGGGGCAGCGCTGGTCAACATGCCAGAGCACCTGGTCGCCGAACTCGTCGGGGATGAACTCCACCCCGGTGAGCCTGCAGCCGACCTCCTCGATCTTCTCGCCCACGGTGATAATCTCGGCCTCATCCATAACGCCCAGTCCCCGCGCGGCGGCATTGCGGATCAGCCAGACCTCCCGTGGGTCGTGGCCGATAAGCCGGGCCACGGTGGCATCCGCCGCTACGATGTCCCCACCGGCAACGATCAGGTCCATGCGCACCGGGGTGCCCACACCGCCGGGGAAGTGGCCCTCCTGGGCGATGGTCATGTCCACCACGCCCAGCACCGGCCACTTGAGGGTGTTCACATCAATGGGCACATTACAGATGCCGTAGGAATGGGACTTGCGGGTCTCGTCACCCATCATCAGGCCCATGGCGTTCTTCAAGCAGGCGGTCACACCCGCGCCGCAATGGGTCTTGCCCACGGGCACGGTGATGTGCTTGTCGCAGTCCAGGAGTATCTTCGGCACGGTGACAGGGGCCTGCAGTGCTTTCGCGCCAGGGATGCGTACGGTTACGTGCTCCGCGGCGCCGAAGGGAAGAAGTTCAGCCACCTGCTCGATGCCGGAATCCGCGAAGTTTGCGAGAACCGCATCGTCATTCCGCTCGCCGACGATCACCCGGCTTGCACCGGCATCGCGCACGAGCTTCGCAAGGGCCACCACGAGTTCGGGTTTTGCGATATTCCCGTTTGCGGGGACCTGTTTCACGAAGCTGTTGGGCTTGATGAGCACCACATCGCCAGGGCTGACGAAGTGCCCGATCCCGCCCAGGTTCTCGAGGGACTGTGTGAGCATTGCGGCCAGGTCGTGGCCTTTGACGATACTGACGGTAGTCGGCATAGAGTGACCGTCCATCGGCGAGATAGAGAACGCGGGAATGGTACTGCCGTGAGCGGGGGAGGTCAAGGATGCGGAACGGGTGTCTGTATCTGCTGCGGGCTGTGGAGATGCCACTGGCTCCGGTGCTTTGCAGGGCCGCCGGTCTTCCGTGGGGAACAGGCAGGCGTCGACGTGATCTTGCGCCCGGGAGGGATCATGGTGGACGGCGAGGCCCATGTGGAAGGCGCAGCGGATCCTGAAAGCAACGGCGTCCCGATTCGCGACAGCCTCCTGTACGGGTTTGGGTACTTGCCGCTGGCGTTGCTCGCCGGCCTGACAGGAACGTGGCTGTTCAAGTATTATCGCCCAGACCCCAATGATCCGGAAATGACGGTGCTCGTCTCCGCAGGGGCGTTCTTCGCGGCGATGACTGTCAAAAGCATCATGGACGCGGTAACCGACCCGCTGGTGGGCTACCTGAGCGACCGCACCCGCACGCGCTGGGGCCGGCGCAAGCCTTACCTGTTGGTGGGCGGGCCACTGTTGGCGGTCATGACCGTGCTGCTGTGGTACCCTCCGACTGCGGGAGAGTCGGTAGCCAATGGCGTCTACCTGGGCGTCATGGCCGCATTGACGTTCGTGTGTTTCACCATCGTCGCTTGTCCGTACCTGGCGATGCTGCCCGAGATCACGACAAGTCTGGTGGGGCGGGTGAAGCTGACCACTTGGCAGGGCGCCTTCAATGTGCTGGGATCGCTCATCGCCCTGGCCGGCGCGGGGGTACTCATCGACCAGTTCGGTTACCGGGGTATGGTCCTGTGCATGGCCCCACTGATTCTCCTGGCGTCGTGGGCGCCTTTGCTGGTGAGGGAGCGCGCCGTCATCCACCAGCCCGTCTCCATGCCTTTCCTGCAGGCGATGGTCGCCACTATCCGCAACCGGCATTTCACCCCGTACGTCATCTCCCAGTTGCTCTTCTGGGAGGCTTTGTGGATCGTGCTCGCGGCCGTGCCGAAGCTGGTGGAGATCCGCGCCGGAGTATCGGAAACCGCACAGGGGATCATCATCGCATCGTCTATGCTCGCGGCGGTGGGGGTTTTCCCCCTGGTGCCGAGACTCACCGCGCGGTTCGGCAAGAAAAGAACCCTCCGGCTGGGCATGGTCTGGTTCGGGCTGCTCATGGTGCCGCTCATGCTCATCGGCGCCGGCCCGTCATTCCTGTCGCCGGTGGTCCAGGCGCTGTTGGTGATGCTCCTGGCCGGCCCGCCGGTGGCCACGCTTTTCTCGCTGCCCAACGCGATCCTGGCGGATATCATCGACCGCGATGCGGAGCAGACCGGGCAGCGCCGGGAGGCCATGTATTTCGGAGTCCAGGGCCTCATCGTGAAAGCCGGCGCTGGCATCGGCCCGGGCATCGCGGGATTGCTTCTGGGCACATTCGGCGAGACCGCTGCGGAGCAGGGAGGATTCACGGCGGCGCTGGCCGCGGCTCTGCTTTTCAGCCTGGCGGCCGCAGCCGTGTTATCTCGATATCCGGGAGACTGACACGATGAAGGCGAGACTTAGTCTGCAGTGTGTCCTGCTGATCGCGACATTACCCCCGGCGGTCTGGGCGCAGACCGGTGTCCTTCCCGGTGGCGCAGGGGGGCCGGACCTGCAAGTCACCCTCGAGAATGGCGCACGGATCGTGGAAGACAGCGTCCTCAAGGCGCCAGTGCTGGAACTGGATGGAGAGGTCGGAAGCTATGCCCACTGCAAGACGCCCGAAGACTGGGGGCGGCTGCGGAACGTGCGGATCGACGTGAAAGTGCGGCTGGACCAACTCCGCGCAAGCTCGATTCCCATTGCCCTGCCCGGAAGCTTCATGATCTACATCAGCGGCCAAAGCAAGCCGTGGTTCCTGTTCTTCACCGACAAAGGTAGGGTCATTCTGTCTTGCGAAGAGACGCTGCTGCCCGGCGTCTGGAACGACCTCGCGGTGGAGTACCGTGCGGATGACATCTGCCTGCTGTACTTGAATGGCAGGAGCGTGGCGGGGATGACCGGCCGGGGGCTGCTGAGCCAGGGCCAGGGCGAACTGTGGTTCGGGCGCTATGACTGGACTGACCCCGAGGATGGGAAGCGCTACGAGCAGTGGATGAAGGGTGCCATTGCCCGGCCGAAGGTGACCATCCTGCCCGACGACGACCGGTTCGAGCTGGACACCGAGGGCATGGATAACTGCATGATCGTGAGCTGGGGCGACCAGATCGTGGTTGGTCAGGGCTGGCGGAAGCTGAACCGGATCGAGCATGTAGCGCCGCTCATCGAGGAATGCAAGCGGAAGGGCGTCAAGAAGGTGCTCTTCCGCTGCTCGTCCCTCCTCATTATGGACCTGTACGAGAAGCGCATGGACGAGGACCACTGGTACATCAAGGCGATCCGGGCGGTGGAAGGCGACATTCACTCGGAGGTCATCCGCCAGTGCCACGAAGCAGGGATCAAGGTCTATGCCTGGAGCACTATCTTCGACGAAGGCAGCCCGACATCTGTGCTCTACGGTGGCAGTACCCCATACTTCTGGCAGTCGCGTTTCACCATCGACCACCCCGAGTACCTGACGGAAAACCGGGATGGGAGTAAACGGCAATGGGGTGTGCTGTGTTACGCCTACCCCGAAGCGCGCCGGTATATCGTGGGCATTTTCCAGAAGCTGCTTGCGGACCGGCCCTTCGACGGCGCATACATCTGCACCCGGACCCACTCATACCCGGCGGAATTCGCGGACCAGTTCGGCTACAACCAACCCATCGCGGATGAGTTCAAACGCCGGCACGGGGTGGACATCCGCACCGAGGACTTCAGCAAGTCGCAGTGGTGGGACCTGCAGGGCGAGTACCTGACCGAACTCATGCGAGACTTCCGTCGTGGCCTGCCGGGCAAGGAGATTATCGTGGGCATCCCGCGGTCGGACTATATCGGCCCGCCGTACGGGAACATGCGACTGGACTGGCGGACGTGGGTGCAAGAAAGACTGGTGGACGGGATCATACTGGGAACCATCAGCGGCGGATGGCATTACCCCAATACCATGAACATGCCCGGGTATGTGCAGAGCCAGCAGGACAACGTGGGCATGCGGGAACTCGAGTACGATCTGGGTCAGTGGTTCGGGCCTGCCTGCCGGGAGGCCGGGGTGGGTCTGTACCTGATGCAGTCGGCGATCTACTCGGACAAGGATCGCGAGCTGCTGAAACACCCCGGCATGGCCGGGTTCGCGATAGCGTTCTGAAGGCCAAAGTCGACCCCGACGGGTGGCGATCTAGTAGCATCGGCTTTGCAGGATGCGTGCCTGCCCCGTGGGTGGCCGGCATCCGGTGCAGGAGGAAGGGCCTGTCGTTCCCCTTCGAGGGCTCAAGGCCCATCGCGGGGCGGCAAACCGGGGGCTTTCCGCCCCCGCCTACAGGCTGCCGCCCGCTCCGCGGGCTGTGAGGCAATGGCTCAGGGCGCGCGACACGTCAAACGCGGCTTCACCCCCGGCCGGCATGCACCCCACAAGAGCGATAGTCCCGGGTGGCGACTGGGCAAGGATGACATCTCGGTGGTATACTCCTGCACGGGGCAGATTGCGGAACCACCCATGTCCATTGCCTGGTTGGACGTGATACTGGATTACACTCCCTGACCCGGGGGCCTGTGACCGATGCCACTGGAACACCAGCCCGACTTCCGGCCCAGTTTCCATTGCGACCACCCCCCCTTCTGGGCGGGCAGTCCCGAGAGCGTCTACCGGCAGGTGGACGCGGTGCGCCGTGGTGAGGTGACCGAGATCGCTACTTCGCCGGGCGGGCGGCCGATCCACCTGGTCGCCTACGGTGAACCGGAGCCCTTTGCCAGCCGGGCCAACTTCAACTCGGCGGTAGGCGCCCGGGATATGACGGCCTACGCTGACAAGAGCTCACGCACGCGGCCCGTGGTCTTCCTGCTGGGCCCGGTGCACGGCGAGGAAACCAACGGCAGCACGGGATGCGTCAACATGATGAGCATCCTGGAGACCGGCGCGGACCTGCGGGGCAAAGCATGGCCCGAACTGCGGGAACTTGCGGATACCTGCCGGGTGCTCATTGTCCCACTGGCGAACCCGGACGGGACGGCGCGGTTCACACCAGGTTGTTTCGTGGGCTGCAGCCCGTATGAGGTGCGCTACTGGGCGCAGGGAACGTGGGCGGACACGCGGCTGTGCGAGTGGCCCGACTGCAAGGCCCAGCATCCCATGCGGGGCCCGAACACAGGATTCCTCGGCGCGTATTTCAACGACGACGGCATCAACCCGATGCACGACGAGTTCTTCGCACCCATGGGTCCGGAAGCCCCCGCGATCCTGGATATTGCGAGGCGGGAAGCGCCGGAGTTGATCTGCGGCCTGCACGGTCACCCCTCCGCCGTGGCTGTGCTGGAGCCCGCATACGTGCCGATGTACATCAAGAGGGAGTGTGCGGAGTTCGCGCGGCGTCTGAAGGAAACGTACTCGGCCGCTGGAATACCCTTCACCGAGCCGTTCACACCCGGTTGCGACGGCGATCAGCCGCCCGGCCCGCCCTTCAACCTGACAAGCGCGTTGTTCCACGTGAGCGGGGCGATGTCCTTCACCCTGGAGTGCCCCGTCGGTCTCGCAGGCGAGAATGCGTTGCTGTGCACCCACGAAGAGATCCTGGAGATGCAACTGGTGCTTTACAGTGAGTGTTTCCGCTTCGCTCATGAGCGACTGCGAGCCTGGCCGCAAGCTGTATGTTAGGGCAGGACTGATGAATCGGGGGCGCGGCGAAGTCCCGTGGGACGGCGGGATCCGTCGCGGTTCGATGCAATCGACGCGGAGGCAGGGGCATGCTCCCAGATGGAATAGAACCGGATGGTGGCAGGTCATTCCGGGCCGGTGACGGCAGGGCAAAACAGGTGCAGGAGCGGTGGTTCACGCGATACCGCCGCTGGGAGAACCGGCTGCGTGCCAAGTTAGGCCTGCGCCGTGTGCCCGAAGGCGTCACGGTGGATTACAGGCCCCAGCCTGCCTGGGTCGGCGATGCGGACGATGACCCCGAGGCCGTCCGCCACGTTACCCCATACCTTCTCGCCACGCTGATATTCGCAATTGTTATTGTGGGCATCTTCTGGGTGTTCGCGACAGTGACCCCGGAACCCACGACCTCGGAGACCGTTGAGGCCCAGGCGATCCTGCGTAAGGCCGTGTCTCAACTGGAAAACGGCGACGTGGAGGGCGCCAAGGCGACACGGGACAATGTGAGCAAGCGCCTGTCCCGTGAACCGTCAATGCAGATGCTGACGGGGTACATCCTGGCGGCCGAGAAAGCGGACCGGGCCCAGGTCGAGAAGCGGTACTCGTCCGGCTGGAAGCGCCAGACGCGCTTGCGGAACCTGCTGGTCCTGGCCGGGTACAGGGAGTGGATGAAGGATCGCAAGGGCGCTCTCGACGCGCTGAAGAAGGCCTCGGCGCTCGCGCCCGGCAACGTCGGGGTATGGATGTTGACATCCAACCTCCTCCTGGCCATGGGCGAATTCGACGACGCGGCCCTGGCGGCCGACCAATTCGAGGAGGCTTTCGGGGGAGCCAGTCCACTGTCGCTGCAAGTGCGCGGGCGCTCTCTCCTGCTTACAGGCAAGCCCGATGAAGCTCGGAACGAGTTCGAGGGCGCGCTGATGATGTCGCCTGGCGCGCTGGCTCCGCGCCTGGGCCTGGTGGATGTGTACACGCAACTGAAGGACTACGATGAGGCGCTTTTCCAGGTGAATGAAGCGCTCAAGCTCCACGACGACCAGCCGGATGTGCATGGCCGCAAGGCATACATCCTGGAGAAGCTCGGGCGTTTCGAGGAAGCCGAGGCCGCTTACCGTAAGGCCATTGAACTGCAGCCGCGCCACGTCAATTCCCTGAACAACCTCGCTTATCTTCTGGCTGTGAAGCGCAAGGACACCGCCGAGGCGCTCAAGTTGGCGCGCAGGGCCTACTCCCTGGCACCCGAAAACCCAGCGATTATGGACACCCTGGGATACGTTCTGCATCTCAACGGTGAAGATGAGGAAGCCGTGCGCCTTCTGGAACGGGCGGCCAGGCTGATGCCCAACCAGCCCGACATCAAGAAGCATCTGGACGCAGCGCGCAAGGGGCTCTAGCCGACGCCCCGGGTTGAAACCCGGGTTGTGCCCCCGGATCGGTGCCCCGGGTTGACGCCCCGGGTTGAAACCCGGGTTGTGCCCCCGGATCGGTGCCCCGGGTTGACGCCCCGGGTTGAAACCCGGGTTGTGCCCCCGGATCGGTGCCCCGGGTTGACGCCCCGGGTTGAAACCCGGGTCTACAGGCCTTCGGCCGGGCGTCCTGCGGACGGGGGCCCAAAGCGCATCGGTCGAGCGTCCCGCTCGACATCTGCCGTCTCGCTCGACATCGTCCGCCGACGCCCCGGGTTGAAACCCGGGGCTAGAGGCCTTCGGCCATCCGTCCTGCGGACGAGCGGCCCAAAGCGCATCGGTCGAGCGTCCCGCTCGACATCGTCCGGTCCGCCGTACATTCTCACCCTTCTCCCTCCGATTCCGTCGCCCCGCTTCAGGCCCCGCAGGTGCATCGTGGTTCGCTCGCGAAACACAGGTTCTCTCACTCACGTACGAAAGGCACTGAGGATCATGGAACTCGAGAATCCCTTCGCTTGCGAAGGCAACTGGTACAAGGCCAACCTGCACGCCCACACCACGGAGTCTGACGGGAAACTCAGCCCGGAGCAGGTTGCGATCCATTACCGCCGGCAGGGCTACCATGTGCTGGCAATTACCGACCACGGCAAGGTGACTCCCTGCGGCGACTACTGCGCCCATGACTTCGTGTGCATCGAAGGCATTGAGTACGGTAGCGGGCAGTGCGAAGTGGGCCACACCTA
Above is a window of Armatimonadota bacterium DNA encoding:
- the ftsY gene encoding signal recognition particle-docking protein FtsY — translated: MLKGLFKRVGATLRGRSVIDDELMEDLEEALIQADVNVNLALEIVERLRQRAEKQHITDPSGLYDLLRGEVKNLLKPAEAPMNTGPSAPTTFLVLGVNGVGKTTTIAKIAHWYRSAGNDVMLVAADTFRAAAIEQLEIWARRTNCDIVRQQHGADPSAVVYDAMRAAISRGANLVIIDTAGRLHTKCNLMEELAKICRTVERELGRPPDEKLLVIDGSTGQNAISQVKQFHDAVGVTGLVVTKLDGTAKGGIILSLVREFGIPIKLMGTGESVDALRLFSADEYVDAMFYEDEEEEE
- the smc gene encoding chromosome segregation protein SMC, with the protein product MRGFKTFADRTELEFGPGITAIVGPNGVGKSNISDGILWALGEQSNRALRTQASQDVIFAGSERRRPIGMSEVSVTIDNSDGRLPVDYSEIIVSRRLFRSGESEYLLNRSAARLKDVRELLLDTGVGPDAYSVIGQGEIDAILSIRSEDRRELLEEVAGIRKYRVRRDEATRKLEATQANMTRVADILAELKSQRRPLETEAERARQYKEMADRLRDLDLHLLAGDYQRRRQRIGKLTNDLEVTRADHQATRNRMSQLDSEHERVQFELARLGDEVDRLRDQANRAERELDQARQARMVLEERLRAAAARQTDLQVILEGHERRSKELSGQLETVSAELEETATLRSRAEQERAQWEEELKAKSEEFRAKTGAIRELEQKQAEVLKRAAALENEALTLRGVEGDLTQRVQRLSRQAESFAQRELELTEALNATRARREELELSLQQRTEQLQELRENLARSNRTLQEHRQKCNVFSGAVTTAEAQQELLTQLERSREGFSDGVKSVLKAAEEGKLQGVHGIVADLLDVPVRLERAIEMALGEALQWVVVETDEQAANAARFVCDNGIGRVTVLPLSSLAAATTPTGADQISGPGIVGPALRNVRIRREYQKLFEKLLGSVVIVRDLDTALSAAQRARTRLRIVTLTGEVIHPDGSITVGGEEGAGAQAFMRRRELEALSAELEVMREYLAEMWRREENLDQWSSRLSEEIHSVEAELSSLQSRKAAAETDITHLADQQKAARSAGLELSEEAKTLTQRLQSAVTRREEAEAQGEQLRLEGEDLGHQIERARAEGVSQAEVDACRARHVNAQVTAAELAEKLRSLQHLKERYSNELQRAASDSESTREELAQAREVEDRLRAEFEAPGDEINRLEQVAGTARGQVNEGARALSELREKSASLESARKKLAAVAEEQADRTHRTEIAITREEAQIEVIVQRLDDAYGMTPEEAFAERSEEVNEREIRSEALRLREAIHKLGPVNLSAIDECERLRAREEFLENQVADLEAARADLLQVIQEIDQVATEEFMRCFERMQEEFRAMFTRLFGGGQTELRLTDDEKPLESGLDVIVQIPGKRQQNLLLLSGGERSLTAMALIFAMLRVKPSPFCLMDEIDAALDEANVGRFVDLLKDFAKESQFIIVTHNPHTIQAADVLFGVTMEDAGVSRIIKLELREWEDFLADAEQRVAATRAPRAGTRVLPTQT
- a CDS encoding DUF362 domain-containing protein; translation: MPTTVSIVKGHDLAAMLTQSLENLGGIGHFVSPGDVVLIKPNSFVKQVPANGNIAKPELVVALAKLVRDAGASRVIVGERNDDAVLANFADSGIEQVAELLPFGAAEHVTVRIPGAKALQAPVTVPKILLDCDKHITVPVGKTHCGAGVTACLKNAMGLMMGDETRKSHSYGICNVPIDVNTLKWPVLGVVDMTIAQEGHFPGGVGTPVRMDLIVAGGDIVAADATVARLIGHDPREVWLIRNAAARGLGVMDEAEIITVGEKIEEVGCRLTGVEFIPDEFGDQVLWHVDQRCPYCIRDAVSYLRSPAGRKFMDKYGPINVVAGPVSDAGFDESQMTLIIGNCNAWLMDRGIYVQGCPPAVFHISDQVKALGLDGE
- a CDS encoding MFS transporter, coding for MILRPGGIMVDGEAHVEGAADPESNGVPIRDSLLYGFGYLPLALLAGLTGTWLFKYYRPDPNDPEMTVLVSAGAFFAAMTVKSIMDAVTDPLVGYLSDRTRTRWGRRKPYLLVGGPLLAVMTVLLWYPPTAGESVANGVYLGVMAALTFVCFTIVACPYLAMLPEITTSLVGRVKLTTWQGAFNVLGSLIALAGAGVLIDQFGYRGMVLCMAPLILLASWAPLLVRERAVIHQPVSMPFLQAMVATIRNRHFTPYVISQLLFWEALWIVLAAVPKLVEIRAGVSETAQGIIIASSMLAAVGVFPLVPRLTARFGKKRTLRLGMVWFGLLMVPLMLIGAGPSFLSPVVQALLVMLLAGPPVATLFSLPNAILADIIDRDAEQTGQRREAMYFGVQGLIVKAGAGIGPGIAGLLLGTFGETAAEQGGFTAALAAALLFSLAAAAVLSRYPGD